A part of Bacillus thuringiensis genomic DNA contains:
- the kynU gene encoding kynureninase, translating to MYKEPFQPTYEYALECDKHDELKDFQTEFYKKQGTIYLDGNSLGLLSKRAEKSLLTLLDSWKEYGIDGWTEGEHPWFFLSEKLGELTAPLIGALPEETIVTGSTTTNIHQVIATFYEPKGIRTKILADELTFPSDIYALQSQIRLKGLDPEEHLVRVKSRDGRTLSEDDIIHAMTDDISLILLPSVLYRSGQILDMKRLTAEAHKRGIHIGFDLCHSIGSIPHYFKEWDVDFAIWCNYKYLNAGPGGVAGLYVHKKHFNRLPGLSGWFSSRKDKQFDMEHTLTAADHAGAYQIGTPHVLSTAPLIGSLEIFKDAGIERLREKSLHITRYMLDLIDHELKDFGFTIGNPLEDEKRGGHIYLEHAEAARICKALKANGVIPDFRAPNGVRLAPVALYNTYEEVWNSVQILKRIMKDEEYKQFENKREVVA from the coding sequence ATGTATAAAGAACCATTTCAACCAACTTATGAATATGCGCTTGAATGTGATAAACATGATGAACTGAAAGATTTTCAAACTGAATTCTATAAAAAACAAGGAACGATATATTTAGATGGAAACTCATTAGGTCTGCTTTCAAAAAGGGCAGAGAAGTCATTACTTACTTTACTAGATTCATGGAAGGAGTATGGCATTGACGGCTGGACTGAAGGAGAGCATCCGTGGTTTTTCCTCTCGGAGAAATTAGGTGAGTTGACTGCACCTCTTATTGGAGCTTTACCAGAAGAAACTATTGTAACCGGTTCCACTACGACAAATATACACCAAGTGATTGCGACATTTTATGAGCCGAAAGGAATACGTACAAAAATTCTTGCTGATGAATTAACATTCCCGTCAGATATATATGCACTTCAAAGTCAAATTCGTTTAAAAGGATTAGATCCAGAAGAGCATTTAGTACGAGTAAAGAGCCGGGATGGTAGGACACTTTCTGAAGATGATATTATTCACGCAATGACAGATGATATCTCGTTAATTTTATTGCCTTCTGTACTATATAGAAGCGGCCAAATTCTTGATATGAAACGTTTAACAGCGGAAGCGCATAAGCGTGGTATTCATATCGGATTCGATTTATGTCATTCAATCGGTTCTATTCCGCATTATTTCAAAGAATGGGATGTTGATTTCGCTATTTGGTGTAATTATAAATATTTAAATGCAGGACCTGGTGGTGTTGCGGGGCTTTATGTACATAAAAAGCATTTTAATAGACTTCCAGGATTATCAGGTTGGTTTAGTTCTAGAAAAGATAAACAGTTTGATATGGAACATACATTAACAGCTGCTGATCATGCAGGTGCTTATCAAATTGGTACACCGCACGTATTAAGTACTGCGCCGTTAATTGGTTCTCTTGAAATATTTAAAGATGCTGGTATAGAACGTTTACGTGAAAAATCGCTACATATTACAAGATACATGCTAGATTTAATTGATCATGAATTAAAAGATTTTGGATTTACAATTGGCAATCCATTAGAGGATGAAAAACGAGGTGGACACATTTATTTAGAGCATGCAGAAGCAGCACGCATATGTAAAGCGTTAAAAGCGAATGGAGTTATCCCTGATTTCCGTGCACCTAATGGAGTAAGACTCGCGCCAGTTGCTTTATATAACACATACGAGGAAGTATGGAATTCTGTTCAAATTTTAAAGAGAATTATGAAAGATGAAGAATATAAGCAGTTTGAAAATAAGCGAGAGGTTGTGGCATAA
- a CDS encoding TetR/AcrR family transcriptional regulator, which translates to MKNSTLSTRKHRSLETKKKLLHAGYTIFIHNGFQKTTITQIIKHAETGYGTAYVYFKNKDDLLIVLMEDVMIQFYDIAERSFSPQTKEEARIMIQNQVRAFLQLAEKERAILQVVQEAIGLSKEIRQKWNEIRERFINNITQDITYSQENGLAQPELNEEIVARAWFAMNEMFLWTIVKNNNNLELEEIVHTLTEMYTTGLYK; encoded by the coding sequence TTGAAAAATAGTACTCTTTCAACAAGAAAACACCGCTCCTTAGAAACTAAGAAGAAACTATTACACGCTGGTTACACGATTTTTATACATAACGGATTTCAAAAAACGACAATTACACAAATTATTAAACACGCAGAAACTGGTTATGGAACGGCATATGTATACTTTAAAAACAAAGATGATCTCCTCATTGTTTTAATGGAAGATGTCATGATTCAATTTTATGATATTGCTGAGCGCTCCTTTTCGCCTCAAACGAAAGAAGAAGCACGTATAATGATTCAAAATCAAGTTAGAGCATTCCTACAATTAGCAGAGAAAGAACGAGCTATATTGCAAGTTGTACAAGAAGCAATTGGATTATCAAAAGAGATACGTCAAAAATGGAATGAGATACGGGAACGCTTTATAAACAATATTACGCAAGATATTACATACTCTCAAGAAAATGGATTAGCACAGCCTGAATTGAATGAAGAAATTGTAGCGCGTGCTTGGTTCGCGATGAATGAGATGTTTCTTTGGACGATTGTGAAAAATAATAATAATTTAGAGTTAGAAGAAATAGTACATACATTGACCGAAATGTATACGACGGGATTATATAAATAG
- a CDS encoding DUF3953 domain-containing protein, which yields MIRITTFILAIIVMGYSIYSWNDDSKQSMLILQLLLDFMLAGMGIQNIKKDEKENKNMGLLLLLTSLICIIVSVIKYLK from the coding sequence ATGATTAGAATTACCACATTCATACTCGCTATTATTGTAATGGGCTATTCTATTTACAGTTGGAATGATGATTCGAAGCAAAGTATGCTTATTTTGCAATTATTATTAGACTTTATGCTTGCTGGTATGGGGATACAAAACATTAAGAAAGATGAAAAAGAGAATAAGAATATGGGACTATTGCTTTTACTTACATCGCTAATTTGTATCATTGTATCGGTAATAAAATATTTAAAATAA
- a CDS encoding DUF3977 family protein — MKYIEIGIGNKWFVRTETENKDGTEFEERGIIKPIYFESLYVRMWFRKTCLIFDTKEGFKKVRKSRAEYKFIVGIVSRLKQLN, encoded by the coding sequence GTGAAGTATATTGAAATTGGCATCGGAAATAAGTGGTTTGTTCGAACAGAAACCGAAAATAAAGATGGAACTGAATTTGAAGAAAGAGGAATTATAAAACCTATTTATTTTGAGTCTTTATATGTACGAATGTGGTTTCGGAAAACGTGTTTAATTTTTGATACGAAAGAAGGCTTTAAAAAAGTAAGGAAAAGTAGAGCTGAGTATAAGTTTATTGTTGGAATTGTAAGTAGGTTAAAACAATTGAATTAA
- a CDS encoding sigma-54-dependent Fis family transcriptional regulator, with protein sequence MLASPFYLHTWKKFVDEGVLDSNRINERISESWHRCKQANVNPHMNKGQKILSSNIFHDQKKKSEIFLDIAIPQLQNMRKTIDELQMMALLIDPDGYVLSLSGNQQTLKRAKHINFIEGVKWTEAAVGTNAIGTALQIEEAIMISGTEHYSVASHSWSCAAAPIHNDDGKLIGVLDFSCPIEFSHPYMLGMVTSIAHAIERECSIRVHQNELHLIHRFLDVIDSDEQVVICNHRDIIVSASKRIRERVCNWSRMKLEDLMHNGLKSKLEVPVYSNNRMIGKCIYLKENKQENALYTSSFINGITFPGVIGTSSAFQHTLEEIKLVSPTDASVYVCGETGVGKEYVARAIHENSPRKNGPFIAVNCGSLPKELMESELFGYAEGAFTGARRQGYKGKFEQADGGTIFLDEIGEVPPKMQVALLRVLQERTVTPIGSSKEVPVNIRIITATHKDLLRLVEEGNFRQDLYYRLHVYPLYVPSLMERKEDIPYFIQHFCEQKDWNVVFPKSICNQFSQHAWPGNIRELLNVLERIYILSQGREICEKQISFLLQTMMGNQQQLALQVENKTEHTLNFREKIQRDSMIEALEKTNGNVSLAAKLLDVPRSTFYKRMQKYKL encoded by the coding sequence ATGTTAGCTTCACCGTTTTACTTACATACATGGAAAAAGTTTGTTGATGAAGGTGTCCTTGATTCGAACCGTATAAACGAAAGAATTTCAGAGTCATGGCATCGATGTAAACAAGCAAATGTGAACCCTCATATGAATAAAGGTCAGAAAATTTTGTCTTCTAATATTTTTCACGATCAAAAGAAAAAGAGTGAAATCTTCCTTGATATAGCAATACCTCAATTACAAAATATGAGGAAAACTATTGACGAACTGCAAATGATGGCATTATTAATTGATCCAGACGGTTACGTTCTATCGCTAAGTGGAAATCAACAAACGTTAAAACGAGCGAAACATATTAACTTCATTGAAGGTGTGAAATGGACGGAAGCAGCTGTTGGTACAAATGCGATAGGAACCGCGTTACAGATTGAAGAGGCTATTATGATAAGTGGTACAGAGCATTATTCTGTCGCATCTCATAGCTGGAGTTGTGCGGCCGCTCCCATTCATAATGATGATGGGAAATTAATAGGGGTTCTAGATTTCTCCTGTCCGATTGAGTTTTCTCATCCATATATGCTCGGGATGGTAACTTCGATTGCACATGCGATTGAACGTGAATGTAGTATTCGAGTGCATCAAAATGAACTTCATTTAATCCATCGTTTTTTAGATGTAATTGACAGTGATGAACAAGTTGTTATTTGTAATCATCGTGATATTATCGTTTCTGCGAGCAAGAGAATTCGTGAACGAGTATGTAATTGGTCACGAATGAAACTTGAAGATTTAATGCACAATGGATTGAAATCTAAGTTAGAAGTACCAGTATACAGTAATAACAGAATGATTGGGAAATGTATTTATTTAAAGGAAAATAAACAAGAAAATGCACTCTATACTTCCTCATTTATAAACGGAATTACTTTCCCTGGAGTTATTGGGACGAGCAGTGCATTTCAACATACTTTAGAAGAAATTAAGCTTGTATCACCAACTGATGCTAGTGTATATGTTTGTGGTGAAACAGGTGTAGGGAAAGAATATGTTGCGAGAGCGATTCATGAAAATAGTCCAAGAAAAAATGGCCCTTTTATAGCTGTTAACTGCGGTTCATTACCAAAAGAATTAATGGAAAGTGAATTATTCGGTTATGCTGAAGGTGCGTTTACAGGTGCGCGGCGCCAAGGGTATAAAGGGAAATTCGAACAAGCAGACGGAGGAACAATATTTTTAGATGAAATTGGTGAAGTGCCGCCAAAGATGCAAGTAGCATTATTGCGTGTTTTACAAGAGCGAACAGTAACTCCAATTGGCAGTTCAAAAGAGGTACCAGTAAATATTCGTATTATTACTGCGACACATAAAGATTTACTGCGATTAGTAGAAGAAGGGAATTTCCGTCAAGATTTATATTATCGTTTACATGTTTATCCGCTATATGTTCCATCGTTAATGGAAAGAAAAGAGGATATTCCGTACTTCATACAACATTTTTGTGAACAAAAAGATTGGAATGTTGTATTTCCAAAGAGCATTTGTAATCAATTTTCACAACATGCATGGCCCGGAAATATTCGGGAATTATTAAATGTATTAGAACGTATTTACATTTTGTCGCAAGGACGGGAAATATGCGAAAAACAAATCTCTTTTTTATTACAAACTATGATGGGAAATCAACAGCAACTTGCATTGCAAGTAGAAAACAAAACGGAGCATACATTAAATTTCCGTGAAAAAATACAGCGTGATAGTATGATTGAAGCGCTAGAAAAGACGAATGGAAATGTTTCGTTAGCTGCAAAACTTTTAGATGTACCTCGAAGTACATTTTATAAACGAATGCAAAAATATAAGCTATAA
- a CDS encoding NIPSNAP family protein, with translation MFYRRKYYIVENKFVEIFNEHFTNTNLPNQLKHGSRLIGRWMKDNNDGTTEIFAIWEYDSYEQYKEIESKIRSDEMHVKRIQDWYEKHGGKEYVLQKYIVELKNEELVCTVK, from the coding sequence ATGTTTTACAGAAGAAAGTACTATATAGTAGAGAATAAATTTGTAGAAATATTTAATGAGCATTTTACTAACACGAACTTACCTAATCAGTTAAAGCATGGTTCCAGACTAATAGGACGCTGGATGAAAGATAATAATGATGGTACAACAGAAATATTCGCAATATGGGAATATGATAGTTATGAACAGTATAAAGAAATTGAATCAAAAATTAGAAGTGACGAGATGCATGTTAAAAGAATACAGGATTGGTATGAAAAACATGGCGGGAAAGAATATGTTTTACAGAAGTACATAGTAGAGTTAAAAAATGAAGAGTTAGTATGTACTGTAAAGTGA
- a CDS encoding DeoR/GlpR family DNA-binding transcription regulator, translating into MFTEERREKILELLKKDGRVIAKDLAESFDMSIDSIRRDLSIMEKDGLLKRTHGGAIELARVRNLAAEPSKRYRDSSLDEGAIAKVAASFIQEGDSVFIGGASIHYTMLKYLPETSFTVVTNSIEIASTLREYKNIDTYLIGGKVKPSGNMTDTLASELISQFSIDLYFSTSGGISLNGISTATPEVAYFSKTVSKIARRNICLAPHTKLGIDCFIKGESLREIDLIITDEEASKETIQEFEKQGKEIVIASIDCI; encoded by the coding sequence ATGTTTACTGAAGAGCGTAGAGAGAAAATTTTAGAGTTACTTAAGAAAGATGGAAGGGTAATTGCTAAAGATCTTGCGGAAAGTTTCGATATGTCTATTGATTCTATAAGAAGAGATTTGTCTATTATGGAGAAGGATGGCTTGTTAAAAAGAACACATGGAGGTGCAATCGAACTTGCTAGAGTAAGGAATTTAGCTGCCGAACCATCAAAACGTTATCGTGATAGTTCACTAGATGAAGGAGCGATTGCGAAAGTTGCTGCATCATTCATACAAGAAGGAGATTCCGTTTTTATTGGCGGGGCATCTATTCATTATACGATGTTAAAGTATTTACCTGAAACATCATTTACAGTTGTTACAAATTCTATAGAAATTGCTAGTACGTTACGGGAATATAAGAATATTGATACGTATTTAATTGGAGGAAAGGTGAAACCATCAGGAAATATGACAGATACACTTGCCTCAGAATTGATAAGTCAATTCTCAATTGATCTGTATTTTTCTACAAGTGGCGGCATTTCATTGAATGGTATAAGTACTGCAACGCCGGAAGTTGCTTATTTTAGTAAAACAGTAAGTAAGATTGCTAGAAGAAACATTTGTTTAGCGCCTCATACTAAACTCGGAATAGACTGCTTTATAAAAGGAGAGTCACTGAGAGAAATTGATCTTATAATAACAGATGAAGAGGCTAGTAAAGAAACGATTCAAGAATTTGAGAAACAAGGTAAAGAAATTGTAATCGCATCAATAGACTGCATTTAA
- a CDS encoding DUF4085 family protein: protein MKYFNKDWYKEIQIIEFVSFIESIKEWLEMDIQSLIDEIKERKTDLLKFLPESIHPFIHSTTINSEYPSSELKKLMKEWIEDCEKRRAHLERFYLEHFHSIKKKLPTHVIQLHEYSLHDSVVESVERRSKDTLIITLDCSGTFSGFDKLQVTFTGVSKCSIPENFEGAWWLCHEIDLTNEGFELGVLFDCPFEEVTICAKDVFLEKSN, encoded by the coding sequence TTGAAGTATTTCAATAAAGATTGGTATAAAGAAATACAAATTATAGAATTTGTAAGTTTTATAGAGTCTATAAAAGAATGGTTAGAAATGGATATACAAAGTTTAATAGATGAAATAAAGGAAAGGAAAACAGATTTATTAAAATTCCTTCCTGAATCCATACATCCATTTATTCATAGCACCACAATTAATTCAGAATATCCTTCTAGTGAATTGAAAAAGCTTATGAAAGAATGGATAGAGGATTGTGAGAAAAGAAGGGCTCATTTAGAACGATTCTACTTAGAGCACTTCCATTCGATTAAGAAAAAACTCCCAACACATGTTATTCAGTTACATGAATACTCACTACATGACAGTGTAGTCGAATCAGTAGAGAGAAGATCAAAAGATACGCTAATTATAACTTTAGATTGCAGTGGTACTTTTAGTGGATTTGATAAACTTCAAGTAACTTTTACAGGAGTTTCGAAATGTTCTATCCCAGAAAATTTTGAAGGTGCTTGGTGGTTATGTCATGAAATAGATCTTACTAATGAAGGTTTTGAATTGGGTGTTTTATTTGATTGCCCATTTGAAGAAGTGACGATTTGTGCAAAAGATGTATTTCTTGAGAAAAGTAACTAG
- the lpdA gene encoding dihydrolipoyl dehydrogenase yields MSKLVVIGGGPAGYVAAITAAQNGKDVTLIDEADLGGTCLNVGCMPTKSLLESAEVHDIVRKANHYGVTLNEGSISVDWKQIQVRKSQIVTQLVQGIQYLMKKNKIKVIQGKARFETDHRVRVTHGDKETVVDGEQFIIAAGSEPTALSFAPFDGKWILNSSHAMSLEEIPKSLLIVGGGVIGCEFASIYSRLGTKVMIVEMAPQLLPGEDEDIAHILREKLEKDGVEIFTGAALKGLNNYKKQASFEYEGSIQEVNPEFVLVSVGRKPRVQQLDLEKAGIQYSNKGISVNEHMQTNVSHIYAAGDVIGGIQLAHVAFHEGTTAALHTSGEAVKVNYHAVPRCIYTAPEIASVGLNEKDAREQYGDIQIGEFPFTANGKALIMGEQTGKVKVIVEPKYQEIVGISIIGPHATELIGQGTVMIHTEVTADIMRDYIAAHPTLSEAIHEALLQAVGHAVHA; encoded by the coding sequence ATGAGTAAATTAGTTGTTATTGGAGGCGGCCCAGCTGGTTATGTAGCGGCAATTACCGCGGCTCAAAATGGAAAAGATGTCACTCTTATTGATGAAGCTGATCTTGGCGGTACTTGTTTAAATGTCGGTTGTATGCCTACGAAATCATTGTTAGAAAGTGCAGAAGTGCATGATATTGTGAGAAAAGCGAATCATTATGGAGTTACGCTTAACGAAGGAAGTATTTCAGTTGATTGGAAGCAAATACAGGTGCGGAAATCACAAATCGTAACGCAGCTCGTCCAAGGAATTCAATATTTAATGAAGAAAAATAAAATAAAAGTTATACAAGGTAAAGCGAGATTTGAAACGGATCACCGAGTGAGAGTTACACACGGTGATAAAGAGACTGTAGTAGATGGAGAACAGTTCATTATTGCGGCAGGTTCAGAACCGACTGCATTATCTTTTGCTCCATTTGATGGGAAGTGGATTTTAAATAGTAGCCATGCGATGTCTCTAGAAGAAATACCAAAATCATTATTAATTGTTGGCGGTGGTGTAATAGGTTGCGAGTTTGCTAGTATTTATAGTCGTCTTGGAACAAAGGTTATGATTGTTGAAATGGCACCGCAATTATTACCTGGTGAAGACGAAGATATCGCACATATTTTAAGAGAGAAACTAGAAAAAGATGGTGTAGAAATATTTACAGGAGCAGCTTTAAAAGGATTAAATAATTATAAAAAGCAAGCTTCATTTGAATATGAAGGAAGTATCCAAGAAGTTAATCCAGAATTTGTTCTCGTTTCTGTCGGCCGAAAACCACGTGTACAACAATTAGATTTAGAAAAAGCAGGCATTCAATATTCAAATAAAGGGATTTCTGTGAATGAACATATGCAAACCAATGTATCACATATTTACGCAGCAGGTGATGTGATTGGTGGAATCCAGCTTGCTCACGTAGCCTTCCACGAAGGAACGACAGCAGCATTACACACGAGTGGAGAAGCTGTAAAAGTAAACTACCATGCTGTACCGCGCTGTATTTATACAGCACCAGAAATTGCAAGCGTTGGTTTAAACGAAAAAGATGCAAGAGAGCAGTACGGTGACATACAAATTGGAGAATTTCCTTTTACAGCAAACGGAAAAGCGCTTATTATGGGAGAACAAACGGGTAAAGTAAAAGTCATTGTTGAACCTAAATATCAAGAAATTGTAGGGATTTCTATTATCGGTCCTCATGCAACCGAACTAATCGGACAAGGAACTGTAATGATTCATACGGAAGTTACCGCTGATATTATGAGAGATTATATTGCAGCGCATCCAACTTTATCTGAAGCAATTCACGAAGCGTTATTGCAAGCGGTAGGACATGCTGTACATGCTTAA
- a CDS encoding dihydrolipoamide acetyltransferase family protein, with translation MAVEVVMPKLGMAMKEGIITNWNIKTGDNVAKGELIASINSEKIETEIEAPADGTVLDIAVSEDEGVPPGTVICYIGKPNEKVDVHESIHVVEEKTSNIEVQNVQHPEPYAKEVAKQRIKISPVAKKIAITENLDIKALVGTGPGGRITKADVLKALEIRVNVPEVLEQEKENSKVIPVTGIRKAIANRMHASLQNSAQLTLTMKVDVTDLVALHKEIAEVVQKRYDNKLTITDFVSRAVVLALGEHKEMNSAYIDDAIHQFEHVHLGMAVALEKGLVVPAIRFANNLSLVELSKEIKNAAQKARTGSLNSDDMQGTTFTISNLGSFGIEYFTPVLNTPEAGILGIGAIEHVPVYKGKKLRKGSMLPLSLTFDHRVLDGAPAAAFLQTIKRYLEEPVTILL, from the coding sequence ATGGCTGTAGAAGTTGTAATGCCGAAGTTAGGGATGGCGATGAAAGAAGGTATTATTACAAACTGGAATATTAAAACAGGCGATAATGTAGCAAAAGGTGAACTAATTGCTAGTATTAACTCAGAAAAAATTGAAACGGAAATAGAAGCACCAGCTGATGGAACTGTACTTGATATAGCTGTAAGTGAAGATGAAGGAGTTCCACCTGGCACTGTAATTTGCTACATCGGTAAACCGAATGAAAAAGTAGACGTTCATGAAAGTATACATGTTGTAGAAGAAAAAACATCTAATATAGAAGTACAAAATGTACAACATCCAGAACCCTACGCGAAAGAAGTGGCGAAGCAAAGAATCAAAATATCTCCGGTAGCGAAAAAAATTGCAATAACTGAAAATCTTGATATCAAGGCATTAGTTGGTACAGGTCCTGGTGGAAGAATTACCAAGGCAGATGTATTAAAAGCACTTGAAATAAGAGTGAACGTTCCAGAAGTACTTGAACAAGAAAAAGAAAACAGTAAAGTAATTCCTGTTACTGGTATTCGGAAAGCAATCGCAAACCGTATGCATGCAAGCTTACAAAATAGTGCGCAATTGACATTAACGATGAAAGTAGATGTTACAGATTTAGTTGCTTTACATAAAGAAATAGCGGAAGTTGTACAAAAACGATACGATAACAAACTAACCATTACGGATTTTGTTTCTCGTGCTGTTGTATTGGCGCTTGGGGAGCATAAAGAAATGAACAGCGCTTATATAGATGATGCAATTCATCAATTTGAACATGTTCATTTAGGCATGGCAGTCGCATTAGAAAAAGGGTTAGTCGTTCCAGCTATTCGCTTTGCTAATAATCTATCTTTAGTAGAGTTGTCTAAAGAAATTAAGAATGCGGCTCAAAAGGCACGAACAGGCAGTTTAAATAGTGATGATATGCAAGGGACAACATTTACAATTAGTAATTTAGGTAGCTTTGGGATTGAATATTTTACACCGGTACTAAATACACCTGAAGCTGGTATTTTAGGCATAGGTGCTATTGAACATGTTCCTGTATATAAAGGAAAAAAATTAAGAAAAGGAAGTATGTTACCTTTAAGTTTAACATTTGATCATCGTGTATTAGATGGTGCACCAGCAGCTGCATTTTTACAGACAATTAAACGTTATTTAGAAGAACCTGTAACAATTCTTTTATAA
- the acoB gene encoding acetoin:2,6-dichlorophenolindophenol oxidoreductase subunit beta — protein sequence MTRTVSMSTAINEAMKISMRRDENVILIGEDVAGGAQVDHLQDDEAWGGVLGVTKGLVQEFGRNRILDTPISEAGYMGAAMAAAATGLRPIAELMFNDFIGSCLDQVLNQGAKFRYMFGGKAKVPVTVRTMHGAGFSAAAQHSQSLYALFTSIPGIKVVVPSTPYDAKGLLLAAIEDDDPVIFFEDKTLYNMKGEVPEGYYTIPLGKADMKREGSDVTIVAIGKQVHTALAAAEQLSKKGLEVEVIDPRSLSPLDEDTILSSVEKTNRLIVIDEANPRCSIATDIAAIVADKGFDLLDAPIKRITAPHTPVPFSPPLEKLYLPTPEKVIETVSEMIGNQSLLHV from the coding sequence ATGACTAGAACAGTAAGTATGTCAACTGCAATTAATGAAGCGATGAAAATATCAATGCGTCGTGATGAAAATGTAATTTTAATCGGAGAAGATGTTGCAGGTGGTGCGCAAGTTGATCATTTGCAAGATGATGAAGCATGGGGCGGTGTACTTGGCGTGACGAAAGGACTTGTACAAGAATTTGGCCGAAATCGTATTTTAGATACGCCAATTTCAGAAGCGGGTTATATGGGAGCGGCGATGGCAGCGGCGGCAACAGGTTTACGTCCAATAGCTGAATTAATGTTTAATGATTTTATCGGTAGTTGTCTTGATCAAGTATTAAACCAAGGTGCAAAGTTCCGCTATATGTTCGGTGGTAAAGCGAAAGTACCCGTTACAGTACGTACAATGCATGGCGCTGGTTTTAGCGCAGCAGCTCAGCATTCACAAAGTTTATACGCATTATTTACGAGCATTCCAGGTATAAAAGTTGTCGTTCCTTCTACTCCGTATGACGCAAAAGGCTTATTGTTAGCGGCAATTGAAGATGACGACCCAGTAATTTTCTTTGAAGATAAAACACTATACAACATGAAAGGTGAAGTGCCAGAAGGGTATTATACAATTCCTTTAGGTAAAGCAGATATGAAACGTGAAGGTTCTGATGTAACAATTGTCGCAATTGGAAAACAGGTTCATACCGCTCTTGCAGCTGCTGAACAATTATCAAAAAAGGGACTTGAAGTAGAAGTTATTGATCCGCGTTCTTTATCACCACTAGATGAAGATACAATTTTATCATCTGTTGAGAAAACAAATCGTCTTATCGTTATTGATGAAGCAAACCCAAGATGTAGCATAGCAACTGATATCGCAGCAATCGTAGCGGATAAAGGATTTGATTTATTAGATGCACCTATTAAACGAATAACAGCACCACATACACCAGTTCCATTCTCACCACCACTCGAAAAGTTATATTTACCAACGCCAGAGAAAGTAATTGAAACTGTATCAGAAATGATCGGAAACCAATCTTTATTACATGTGTAA